A single window of Deinococcus ruber DNA harbors:
- a CDS encoding type II secretion system protein — translation MSEFRPAPHVRLSSTRTQGFTLIELLVVIAIIGILAAILIPSFSASRKKPYDVAALQCGKAIISAQITYMSEHNDTPANGLAQLNNADVTEQCAQAPGNIQVGKDAENPTNTVTTGGTGLISTGGSNYAFKVWSPLGVSVYGYNKDAGTHLLKQN, via the coding sequence ATGTCCGAGTTCAGACCTGCTCCTCACGTCCGGTTGTCTTCGACCCGCACCCAGGGCTTCACCCTGATCGAGCTGCTGGTCGTGATCGCCATCATCGGCATCCTGGCAGCCATTCTCATTCCCAGCTTCTCGGCCAGCCGCAAAAAACCCTATGACGTCGCCGCGTTGCAGTGCGGAAAGGCCATCATCAGTGCACAGATCACCTATATGAGCGAACACAACGACACGCCCGCCAACGGGCTTGCTCAGCTCAACAATGCTGATGTGACGGAGCAGTGCGCCCAGGCACCCGGCAACATCCAGGTCGGGAAGGATGCCGAGAATCCGACGAATACCGTCACGACCGGCGGCACAGGACTCATTTCAACCGGCGGATCCAACTATGCCTTCAAAGTTTGGAGCCCCCTGGGCGTCAGTGTGTACGGCTACAACAAAGACGCGGGAACGCACCTCCTGAAGCAGAACTGA
- a CDS encoding prepilin-type N-terminal cleavage/methylation domain-containing protein translates to MTRTHLRRTQGFTLIELLVVIAIIGILAAILIPSFSASRKKPYDVAALQCGKAIVNAQVTYTGEHNGVAANTVSHLNNSDVNEQCQNIQVASIDDQPTQTSGGSNKIVSSGSSDGYYGFKVWSNNGASIYGYSLWSGQRLSKMN, encoded by the coding sequence ATGACCCGTACCCATCTCCGCCGCACCCAGGGCTTCACCTTAATTGAGCTGCTGGTCGTGATTGCCATCATCGGTATTTTGGCAGCCATTCTGATTCCCAGCTTCTCGGCCAGCCGCAAAAAACCCTACGACGTGGCCGCGTTGCAGTGCGGAAAGGCCATCGTCAACGCGCAGGTGACGTATACCGGCGAGCACAACGGCGTGGCTGCGAACACCGTCTCGCATCTGAACAACAGCGATGTCAACGAGCAGTGCCAGAACATCCAGGTGGCCAGCATCGACGATCAGCCCACCCAGACCAGTGGCGGTTCCAACAAGATCGTGTCCTCCGGCAGTTCCGACGGGTATTACGGCTTCAAGGTTTGGAGCAATAACGGCGCGTCGATCTACGGGTACAGCCTGTGGTCTGGGCAGCGGTTGAGCAAGATGAATTGA
- a CDS encoding prepilin-type N-terminal cleavage/methylation domain-containing protein → MPRRIQAFTLIELLVVVAIIALLAAILLPTYRGALMQGDKAAALTRATTVQASLNSFLAVHPELTTSDVVPLSCMQAVTFNVQAPYLVSGNEGNRPGFTAPDGHVTGCQASAATDRTVSVTATYGGGRVTVAGTGAVSYGN, encoded by the coding sequence ATGCCGCGCCGCATCCAGGCCTTTACCCTGATCGAACTGCTGGTCGTCGTCGCCATCATCGCGCTGCTCGCGGCCATCCTGCTGCCCACCTACCGGGGTGCCCTTATGCAGGGGGACAAGGCGGCCGCACTGACCCGCGCGACCACGGTCCAGGCGTCCCTGAACAGCTTCCTGGCCGTGCATCCTGAACTCACTACGAGCGACGTGGTGCCGCTGAGCTGCATGCAGGCGGTCACATTCAACGTCCAGGCCCCGTATCTGGTGAGCGGCAACGAAGGGAATCGCCCTGGATTCACCGCACCGGACGGGCACGTGACGGGCTGCCAGGCCAGCGCCGCCACCGACCGAACAGTGAGTGTCACCGCCACCTACGGCGGAGGCCGCGTGACCGTGGCAGGAACCGGAGCGGTCAGCTATGGCAACTGA
- a CDS encoding secretin N-terminal domain-containing protein, producing MTHRRRTLTLSLLLILSVPASAMSTATPSRPMPVKLAANSTVPLPTATPFPIKTAPTTTKPAPKPAAPVKPAAAVSAISAPGLKSVISIQAGTTLTLPLALALIAKTSNLNLLLRDVPPFQLTQNLKGLTGEQALNAILALYGDTIGATVRANTLIVGPRSVIRQVSGDTDLSISHTTLTKEQATALNSAIPNLQVIPFGNVTLLSGTRVATTLATTLLKNTAPAPVKITPAPVTTLMNGPAVHLDVLVSPLDPTEVVDGIKAAWPNLTVAATPTRVLLSGPQYDASAAATLLGRLQGDALLSQQEAQQAAAEKAASEAAAQKAADDAAAKKAAEDAAAKKAAEDAAAQQAAAVAAAQQAERDAAAQAAKATAQQAAAVEAAKAASIPVPAPIVSSHLSINLDDSVVTRVANSLMEPVKLTLIQDGLYAVNGTQTAIDSFEKAARELEARALTRPSVAYAIRGSLSDVTASLKRVLPSVLILPLADSHQLLITASPDEQMQIVTLLKQVDHVTVTTGDDRVTEIVHLSYAQAAAVVGSLSGSSTTPSTTSPSSTPSPAAAPSASAGGLTVTADTRTNAVILSGPRHLVEDAKTVLLGLDITLPNIDVGLNVQQLSNTDGSDLGVNWQAGVAGVSVGGGSTGLSVAYSPAAAAPTLKVDLAANQNKTVSKTLLDTTLTTQAGRTSTLLSGGQLLVPVTNTTSTGGSSSTQQSHESYTYGMDISVTPRLAPDGTVELAVSLTLGDKPVTSASGNIDIAKKTVTTIVTVKPGQSVTLGGLVSTDESSGNSGVPVLSSLPIIGALFGHQTQSQGHTVVLITLKATPDLQAALPARDNGASTTTLGVPTVPDTTPALTVTPASVNLPTQLPVSGTPAAGHNNGASTTDIPASK from the coding sequence ATGACGCATCGCCGCCGTACCCTGACCCTCAGCCTGCTCCTGATCCTGAGCGTGCCCGCTTCCGCCATGAGCACCGCCACGCCCAGCCGTCCCATGCCCGTCAAGTTGGCCGCGAACAGCACCGTCCCGCTGCCGACAGCCACGCCCTTCCCGATCAAAACGGCCCCCACAACCACCAAACCTGCACCAAAGCCTGCCGCACCCGTGAAGCCTGCCGCGGCGGTCAGTGCGATCAGTGCGCCCGGCCTGAAGAGCGTGATCAGCATCCAGGCCGGAACGACGCTCACATTGCCACTGGCGCTGGCACTCATTGCCAAGACCAGCAACCTGAACCTCCTGCTGCGCGACGTCCCACCGTTCCAGCTGACGCAGAACCTGAAAGGCCTGACGGGCGAGCAGGCACTGAATGCCATTCTCGCGCTCTACGGCGACACCATCGGCGCAACGGTCCGTGCGAATACCCTGATCGTCGGTCCCAGGAGTGTGATTCGTCAGGTCAGCGGCGATACCGACCTCAGCATCTCGCACACGACCCTGACCAAAGAGCAGGCCACTGCTCTGAACAGTGCCATTCCGAATCTGCAGGTCATTCCGTTTGGCAACGTCACCCTCCTGAGCGGCACCCGTGTGGCCACCACACTGGCAACAACGCTGCTGAAAAACACGGCGCCCGCACCGGTCAAGATCACACCAGCACCCGTTACCACGCTGATGAATGGCCCGGCTGTGCACCTGGACGTGCTGGTGTCGCCCCTCGACCCCACCGAGGTTGTGGACGGCATCAAAGCGGCCTGGCCGAATCTGACGGTCGCCGCCACCCCGACACGGGTGCTGTTGAGCGGTCCTCAGTACGACGCGTCGGCCGCTGCGACGCTCCTGGGCCGCTTGCAGGGAGACGCCCTGCTCAGCCAGCAGGAAGCGCAGCAGGCCGCGGCTGAGAAAGCCGCGAGTGAAGCGGCCGCTCAGAAGGCCGCTGATGACGCCGCAGCGAAGAAGGCCGCTGAGGACGCCGCCGCGAAGAAGGCCGCTGAGGACGCTGCCGCACAGCAGGCCGCTGCCGTAGCCGCCGCGCAACAGGCCGAGCGTGATGCGGCCGCCCAGGCTGCCAAGGCGACGGCCCAGCAAGCCGCTGCCGTAGAGGCTGCCAAAGCCGCCAGCATTCCAGTTCCCGCTCCTATCGTGAGTTCCCACCTGAGCATCAACCTGGATGACAGCGTGGTCACGCGGGTGGCCAACAGCCTGATGGAACCCGTGAAGCTGACCTTGATCCAGGACGGCCTGTACGCGGTCAACGGCACCCAGACGGCTATCGACAGCTTCGAGAAGGCCGCCCGGGAACTCGAAGCGCGTGCACTCACCCGGCCGAGCGTCGCCTATGCGATCCGCGGTTCGCTGAGCGACGTGACCGCCAGCCTCAAACGCGTCCTTCCGAGCGTCCTGATCCTCCCGCTGGCAGACAGCCACCAGCTGCTGATCACCGCGTCGCCAGACGAGCAGATGCAGATCGTCACGTTGCTCAAGCAGGTCGACCATGTCACGGTGACCACCGGCGATGACCGCGTGACGGAAATCGTGCATCTCAGCTACGCCCAGGCCGCCGCCGTGGTGGGCAGCCTCAGCGGTTCCAGCACCACACCCAGCACGACCAGCCCCAGCAGCACCCCCTCCCCAGCCGCGGCCCCCAGCGCCTCGGCAGGTGGCCTCACGGTCACCGCCGACACCCGCACCAACGCCGTGATCCTCAGCGGCCCCAGGCATCTGGTTGAAGATGCGAAAACCGTCCTACTGGGACTGGACATCACCCTGCCGAACATCGATGTGGGCTTGAACGTCCAGCAGCTCAGCAACACGGACGGTTCCGACCTGGGCGTGAACTGGCAGGCAGGCGTGGCAGGCGTGAGTGTCGGCGGAGGCAGCACCGGCCTCTCGGTCGCGTACAGCCCCGCCGCGGCCGCACCCACCCTGAAGGTCGATCTGGCAGCCAACCAGAACAAAACCGTCAGCAAGACGTTGCTCGACACTACTCTCACCACCCAGGCGGGACGCACCAGCACCCTGCTCAGTGGCGGCCAGCTGCTCGTGCCGGTCACCAACACCACCAGTACGGGGGGCAGCAGCAGCACCCAGCAGAGTCACGAGTCGTACACCTACGGCATGGACATCAGCGTCACCCCCCGGCTTGCGCCGGACGGCACAGTGGAGCTTGCGGTGAGCCTGACGCTCGGCGACAAGCCGGTCACGTCCGCCAGCGGCAACATCGACATTGCGAAAAAAACCGTGACCACGATCGTGACGGTCAAGCCGGGCCAGTCCGTCACCCTGGGCGGTCTGGTCAGTACCGACGAGAGCAGCGGCAACAGCGGCGTGCCGGTCCTCAGCAGTCTGCCGATCATCGGTGCGCTGTTCGGTCACCAGACGCAGAGCCAGGGGCATACCGTCGTCTTGATCACCCTGAAAGCAACCCCCGATCTTCAGGCAGCGCTGCCCGCACGCGACAACGGTGCCAGCACCACCACGCTCGGCGTCCCCACCGTCCCAGACACCACGCCAGCCCTCACGGTCACGCCTGCAAGCGTAAATCTGCCGACGCAACTCCCTGTCAGTGGAACGCCTGCTGCAGGCCACAACAACGGCGCCAGCACCACCGACATTCCCGCCAGCAAATAA
- a CDS encoding type II secretion system protein translates to MNHPRSPARTQGFTLIELLVVIAIIGILAAILIPSFSASRKKPYDVAAMQCVKAIAQAEVTYQGEHNNAFAGSVAALNNADVNEQCQNVQVHHYDSTGLTKTTTGDRVINNDGQGHLLFLAWSQNGTDLYNFNQAAQHPALQVQTTW, encoded by the coding sequence ATGAATCACCCCCGCTCTCCCGCCCGCACGCAAGGCTTCACGCTGATCGAACTGCTGGTCGTGATCGCCATCATCGGAATCCTGGCTGCCATTCTCATCCCCAGCTTTTCGGCGAGCCGCAAAAAACCTTACGACGTGGCCGCGATGCAGTGTGTCAAAGCCATCGCTCAGGCAGAAGTGACCTACCAGGGCGAGCACAACAATGCATTCGCCGGCAGTGTCGCAGCGCTCAACAACGCGGACGTCAACGAACAGTGCCAGAACGTCCAGGTGCATCACTACGACTCGACCGGACTGACCAAAACCACCACCGGCGACCGGGTGATCAACAACGACGGTCAGGGACACCTGCTGTTCCTGGCCTGGTCGCAGAACGGCACCGATCTCTACAACTTCAACCAGGCCGCCCAGCACCCCGCGCTGCAGGTTCAAACCACCTGGTGA
- a CDS encoding type IV pilin protein, which produces MHRTCLNCRSPTSRQGFTLIEVLIVVAIIGILAAIVIPNLLANRQRPYDVAALQCGKAIIQAQVTYSAEHNNAAADDVARLGNTDVTAQCRGVEISEIDKLTIQDSDGDGNITTDDTGHYAFKVWHQHGHNTYVYNTWSNQHLTILN; this is translated from the coding sequence ATGCACCGTACTTGCCTCAACTGCCGCAGCCCAACGTCCCGCCAGGGCTTCACGCTGATCGAAGTGCTGATCGTCGTCGCCATCATCGGGATCCTCGCAGCCATCGTCATCCCGAATCTGCTCGCTAACCGCCAGCGTCCCTACGATGTCGCTGCCCTGCAATGCGGAAAAGCGATCATCCAGGCGCAAGTAACCTACAGCGCCGAACACAACAACGCGGCCGCTGACGATGTCGCACGTCTGGGGAATACCGACGTGACCGCGCAATGCCGAGGCGTCGAGATCAGTGAAATCGACAAGCTGACCATCCAGGACAGTGACGGAGACGGCAACATCACCACCGATGACACCGGTCACTACGCCTTCAAGGTGTGGCATCAACACGGTCACAACACCTACGTCTACAACACCTGGAGCAACCAGCACCTCACCATTCTCAACTGA
- a CDS encoding MSCRAMM family protein produces the protein MPAPNSPPLARHVSGFTLIEMLVSLLVLGVVFALIAQVLPYGTQRTISDIKASEQQVSSTQLAAALSHDFASQGQFAGFVNATESAFTAVFQNSEPYPVAPAADFANSETLTVPGLQATVGDHLLIVSPDGSAKLLKITAQQGTSFTHNGCVNGVGAAQLQVFKANVLQVQASGNDVLRGLNDSPLVKAGEGVMLGFQYVYRDTSGALLVNPTGAPQNVSAVGAQLAYLRVGVTRERSGSANAVPLDPGHLRHLLDCGTSLLGSGVDDRLKVTVSGLPAGVDADVTTSGPNLNAVTPVTTIYPVSQGTFNVTARPVTVGGVTYTPVVQGAPISMQGRAQRAFASVTYTAPPAAPATATTGTLHINVTGLNGQSALATLSGTTSYSTYLTDGMVAIQNLPTGGYVLSPQGVGTTTPLRTSISFTVTAGNTTVVNVAYTSPTAPVAPAPTADVGNLTINVVGLDGNHAPGLLSGPYSTSLTLANGSIKINNLPVGSYILTPQPVSYYVAQQPTYVFSIQKNQNQSVLVQYNSIQPKGSITLVVIGLPDQVNTGVGVSGPSGALALKMNMTNTSRPVTSEQLPAGNYSIIAPTMVNANGIAVSPGFTPGQTFTLQKDQSLRVIVDYSGSVSATPANGGNNGSTCQAGWTYEQCAANGYNVGAGDPNHPHDPTFCAANPGYPNCGSGGTPPPPPTCRPGNDAC, from the coding sequence ATGCCTGCTCCAAACTCTCCCCCACTTGCCCGCCACGTATCAGGCTTCACCCTGATTGAGATGCTGGTCTCCCTGCTGGTTCTCGGTGTCGTCTTCGCCCTGATCGCGCAGGTCCTGCCCTACGGTACCCAGCGCACGATTAGTGACATCAAAGCTTCTGAACAGCAGGTGTCCAGTACTCAGCTCGCAGCTGCGCTGTCGCATGATTTCGCATCCCAGGGTCAATTCGCGGGCTTTGTCAACGCCACTGAGAGCGCCTTCACAGCGGTCTTTCAGAACAGCGAACCCTATCCTGTCGCTCCGGCGGCTGATTTCGCCAACAGTGAGACACTCACCGTCCCTGGCCTGCAGGCCACGGTGGGGGATCATCTGCTGATCGTCTCCCCGGACGGCAGCGCCAAGTTGCTGAAAATTACCGCCCAGCAAGGCACCAGCTTCACCCATAACGGCTGCGTCAACGGCGTGGGCGCGGCGCAGCTCCAGGTCTTCAAGGCGAACGTGCTTCAGGTGCAGGCGTCCGGGAATGACGTCCTGCGCGGTCTGAACGACAGCCCCCTGGTCAAGGCGGGCGAGGGCGTGATGCTCGGGTTCCAATACGTCTACCGCGACACGAGCGGCGCTCTCCTGGTCAATCCCACGGGTGCTCCGCAGAATGTCTCGGCCGTGGGCGCACAGCTTGCCTACCTGCGTGTCGGTGTGACGCGCGAGCGGAGCGGCAGTGCCAATGCCGTGCCGCTCGATCCTGGACATCTACGGCACCTGCTCGACTGCGGCACCTCTCTCCTCGGCAGCGGTGTCGACGACCGCCTCAAAGTGACCGTCAGCGGGCTCCCTGCAGGCGTCGATGCGGATGTCACGACGTCCGGCCCGAACCTCAATGCCGTCACCCCGGTCACCACCATCTACCCAGTATCCCAAGGGACCTTCAACGTCACCGCTCGTCCAGTCACGGTAGGTGGCGTGACGTACACCCCCGTCGTGCAGGGTGCACCGATCAGCATGCAGGGCCGGGCACAGCGGGCGTTCGCCAGCGTCACGTACACCGCGCCTCCTGCCGCTCCCGCTACGGCGACTACAGGCACCCTGCACATCAACGTGACTGGCCTGAACGGGCAAAGCGCCCTGGCGACCCTCAGCGGCACGACTAGCTACAGCACCTATCTCACAGACGGCATGGTAGCGATCCAGAACCTTCCCACCGGCGGCTACGTCCTATCACCTCAGGGAGTCGGTACCACGACACCGCTGCGCACCAGCATCAGCTTTACCGTCACTGCCGGGAACACCACGGTGGTCAACGTCGCCTACACCAGCCCAACCGCCCCCGTCGCTCCTGCCCCCACCGCAGACGTAGGGAACCTGACCATCAACGTCGTAGGTTTGGACGGCAATCACGCTCCTGGCCTGCTTTCTGGACCCTACAGTACGAGCTTGACGCTTGCCAACGGCAGCATCAAAATCAATAACCTGCCAGTCGGGTCTTACATCCTGACGCCACAGCCGGTCAGCTATTACGTTGCTCAGCAACCAACCTACGTCTTCTCTATCCAGAAAAACCAGAACCAGAGTGTTTTGGTACAATACAACAGCATCCAGCCTAAGGGGAGTATTACTCTTGTGGTGATCGGACTACCCGATCAAGTCAACACAGGTGTGGGCGTATCGGGGCCAAGTGGTGCCCTGGCACTTAAAATGAACATGACCAATACAAGTAGGCCGGTGACTTCTGAGCAATTGCCCGCTGGTAATTATAGTATTATAGCGCCAACAATGGTTAACGCTAACGGCATTGCCGTATCACCAGGTTTTACACCAGGCCAGACATTTACATTGCAGAAAGACCAGTCACTACGAGTCATAGTCGATTATTCGGGAAGTGTCAGTGCAACACCGGCAAATGGTGGTAATAATGGTAGTACTTGCCAGGCTGGTTGGACGTACGAACAGTGTGCCGCCAATGGCTATAACGTTGGAGCTGGCGATCCGAATCATCCGCACGATCCGACATTTTGTGCGGCCAATCCCGGATACCCGAACTGTGGATCTGGAGGTACGCCGCCACCGCCCCCGACTTGCAGGCCCGGCAATGATGCATGTTGA
- a CDS encoding type II secretion system F family protein — protein sequence MEYTYEGFTRSGKARRGTIEALSEQDALRALDQRNLQIFKLEADRNLTLFEPAPNTAQLAIFFRQLGLMQNAGINLQDSLASARNIVTNKKLRKIALELESKTGQGGQYLHEALSDYPGTFDAVTLAFIEAAERGGDLKQISRLADMMQWQIGLNSKIRKAVQQPMFTFLFSLVVMYGLTTNVVPQFSGILKGIGGKLPAITVFMLAFANLLKNPAFIVGLLVVCVATPLLLMRYVKTPQGRLQRDTLLTQIPKVRNFVQVFVLARASNTWQSLSENGINKEESLRLAGLTTGNVLYERIFQEAATAVRQGSDIAEVIENYPRLIPDDYARIVRAGEKDEQLSDLLKQVVFIYNTKIDESVETLTNSINPLLTIFIGVMVALILMSVFLPLSSIIQHLSQ from the coding sequence ATGGAATACACCTACGAAGGCTTCACGCGCAGCGGCAAGGCCCGCCGGGGAACCATCGAAGCACTCAGCGAACAAGACGCACTCCGTGCCCTCGATCAACGCAACCTCCAGATCTTCAAGCTGGAAGCGGACCGCAACCTCACGCTGTTCGAGCCCGCCCCGAATACGGCGCAGCTGGCCATTTTTTTCCGGCAGTTGGGCCTCATGCAGAATGCCGGCATCAATCTGCAGGATTCCCTGGCCTCCGCCAGAAACATCGTCACCAACAAGAAGCTGCGGAAGATCGCGCTGGAACTCGAAAGCAAGACCGGCCAGGGCGGTCAATACCTGCACGAAGCGCTGAGCGACTACCCCGGCACCTTTGATGCCGTGACCCTCGCCTTCATCGAGGCAGCGGAACGCGGCGGCGATCTCAAACAGATCTCCCGGCTGGCAGACATGATGCAGTGGCAGATCGGCCTGAACAGCAAAATCCGGAAGGCTGTGCAGCAACCCATGTTTACGTTCCTCTTCTCGCTGGTGGTGATGTACGGCTTGACCACCAACGTCGTTCCGCAGTTTTCAGGCATTCTCAAAGGCATCGGCGGGAAGTTGCCGGCCATTACCGTCTTCATGCTCGCCTTTGCAAACCTCCTCAAGAATCCAGCGTTCATCGTGGGGCTACTGGTGGTCTGTGTGGCCACGCCGCTGCTGCTGATGCGCTACGTCAAGACCCCACAGGGACGACTCCAGCGCGATACCCTCCTGACGCAGATCCCCAAGGTGCGCAATTTCGTGCAGGTCTTCGTCCTCGCCCGCGCCAGCAACACCTGGCAGAGCCTGTCAGAGAACGGCATCAACAAGGAGGAATCTCTGCGCCTTGCCGGTCTCACCACCGGCAATGTCCTCTACGAACGCATCTTCCAGGAAGCAGCGACGGCCGTGCGTCAGGGCAGCGACATCGCGGAGGTGATCGAGAACTATCCCCGGCTGATTCCCGATGACTACGCCCGCATCGTGCGTGCAGGCGAAAAAGACGAGCAGCTCTCCGACCTGCTGAAGCAAGTGGTGTTTATCTATAACACCAAAATCGACGAGTCCGTCGAAACCCTGACGAACAGTATCAATCCCTTACTGACGATCTTCATCGGCGTGATGGTGGCTCTCATCCTGATGAGCGTCTTCCTGCCACTCTCCAGCATTATTCAGCACCTCAGCCAGTAA
- the pilO gene encoding type 4a pilus biogenesis protein PilO, with translation MKNAAPLLSLLLLAGWGLLLARPQYSSLQDAQASRAAAEQTLQRDQTEVNSLPQEQQRAAQLAQRSANLDATLPTREGLAGVLRDLRVMAESRHVTLQSIARTAVSSPTPGIAAVTLNVSSSGSYPNTQRFLDDLHSTTRALTTSSGAFTAAAGGLNSSLKLVTYAKNLPLSPAAPCSSPTPPVPTDAPTSTPPQSSATSPCSAGPDLSSPTPSTTPASVH, from the coding sequence ATGAAAAACGCTGCTCCACTCCTCAGTCTTCTGCTCCTCGCCGGATGGGGACTGCTGCTGGCCCGGCCGCAATACAGCTCGCTTCAGGACGCACAGGCAAGCCGAGCCGCCGCCGAGCAGACCCTCCAGCGCGACCAAACGGAAGTCAACAGTCTGCCGCAGGAGCAGCAGCGGGCCGCGCAACTTGCCCAGCGCAGCGCCAATCTGGACGCCACTCTCCCGACACGCGAAGGGCTCGCAGGCGTGTTGCGGGACCTGCGCGTGATGGCCGAAAGCCGTCACGTCACCCTGCAGAGTATCGCCAGAACCGCTGTCAGCAGCCCGACCCCAGGCATCGCCGCTGTGACGCTGAATGTCAGCAGCAGCGGCAGCTACCCGAACACCCAACGGTTCCTTGATGACCTGCACAGCACCACCCGCGCCCTCACCACCAGCAGCGGCGCCTTCACCGCGGCCGCCGGTGGGCTCAACAGCAGCTTAAAACTCGTCACGTACGCCAAGAATCTCCCACTGAGTCCGGCCGCACCCTGCAGCAGTCCGACACCGCCTGTTCCGACAGACGCCCCCACCAGCACGCCGCCTCAGAGCAGTGCCACGTCGCCCTGCAGCGCTGGCCCAGACCTCAGCAGTCCGACTCCGTCCACCACCCCGGCGAGCGTTCACTGA
- a CDS encoding prepilin-type N-terminal cleavage/methylation domain-containing protein, with amino-acid sequence MRAGVCQGFTLIEALVALVLLALVTGVYIHAQVASTTQQTQLTSNEVATANLALIAREINRGNSAAMQPQLSPQAILSLESGTDQQLLSSTFSATVTFVPNSDPPQYLIAVRDRAGNGVSGTAVAPGGQP; translated from the coding sequence ATGCGCGCCGGTGTATGCCAGGGATTCACACTGATCGAAGCGCTGGTGGCGCTGGTCCTCCTGGCCCTGGTCACCGGGGTGTACATCCACGCACAGGTCGCCTCCACCACCCAGCAGACCCAGCTGACCAGCAACGAAGTCGCGACCGCCAATCTCGCGTTGATCGCCCGTGAGATCAACCGTGGGAATAGCGCAGCCATGCAGCCGCAGCTGTCCCCGCAGGCCATCCTGAGCCTCGAAAGCGGCACAGATCAGCAGCTCCTCAGCTCAACCTTCTCAGCCACCGTCACCTTTGTTCCCAACAGTGACCCGCCGCAATACCTCATCGCGGTGCGCGACCGAGCAGGCAACGGGGTCAGCGGCACGGCCGTCGCGCCGGGTGGCCAGCCGTGA
- a CDS encoding prepilin-type N-terminal cleavage/methylation domain-containing protein: MATERPREGFTLVELLVVIAIMALLVGLLGFTHGPSASDEQSYLDASLAAVQILPGLARQKGVTLTLQAQNQRLLTYSSAGVVEDGPSVPIPQDASAQSDLQVSPNSVSGSLILHVSNTCTRITPLLYGSAAPVRC; encoded by the coding sequence ATGGCAACTGAACGGCCACGTGAGGGCTTCACCCTGGTGGAGCTGCTGGTGGTCATTGCCATCATGGCGCTGCTGGTCGGCCTGCTCGGATTCACCCACGGCCCCAGCGCCAGCGACGAACAGAGTTACCTCGACGCCAGCCTGGCCGCCGTCCAGATCCTGCCGGGACTCGCCCGGCAGAAAGGAGTCACGTTGACGCTGCAAGCTCAGAACCAGCGGCTGCTGACCTACAGCAGCGCAGGCGTGGTCGAGGACGGCCCCAGCGTCCCGATTCCGCAGGATGCCAGTGCCCAGAGCGACCTGCAGGTCAGCCCGAACAGTGTCAGCGGCAGCCTGATCCTGCATGTCAGCAACACCTGCACCCGAATCACGCCGCTGCTCTACGGCAGTGCCGCTCCGGTGCGCTGCTGA
- a CDS encoding type IV pilin protein, which yields MNRRLTLARPARRTQGFTLIELLVVIAIIGILASILIPSFSAARKKPYDVASMQCGKSIVQAQVTYESEHNEQAANSLSQLNNGDVTEQCSTMNVQVAEDWNNIALAGGGNNKIGVGGSNFAFRVWSTAGTAIYVFNRDAGIRFQRIN from the coding sequence ATGAACCGTCGTCTGACCCTCGCCCGTCCCGCCCGCCGTACCCAGGGCTTCACCCTGATCGAACTGCTGGTCGTCATTGCCATTATCGGCATTCTGGCGTCCATCCTGATCCCCAGTTTCAGCGCGGCACGAAAAAAGCCGTACGACGTCGCCTCGATGCAGTGCGGCAAATCCATTGTCCAGGCGCAAGTCACGTATGAAAGCGAACACAATGAACAGGCCGCCAACAGCCTCTCCCAGCTCAACAACGGTGACGTGACCGAGCAGTGTTCGACCATGAATGTCCAAGTGGCTGAAGACTGGAACAACATCGCCCTCGCCGGTGGGGGCAACAACAAGATCGGCGTGGGCGGCTCGAACTTCGCGTTCCGAGTCTGGTCGACTGCTGGCACGGCGATCTATGTGTTCAACCGCGACGCTGGCATCCGCTTCCAGCGGATCAACTGA
- a CDS encoding prepilin-type N-terminal cleavage/methylation domain-containing protein, with protein MSAPTSPPLARHVSGFTLIEMLVCLLVLGVVFVPLAMHSTWATGTAPPASIKTRPLAPRSFPGGLYACSKLSPTCPPRIRLHPD; from the coding sequence ATGTCTGCTCCAACCTCTCCCCCACTTGCCCGCCACGTATCAGGCTTCACCCTGATCGAGATGCTGGTCTGCCTGCTGGTCCTCGGTGTGGTCTTCGTCCCGCTTGCCATGCATTCCACATGGGCTACCGGAACGGCCCCTCCGGCCTCGATCAAGACACGCCCGCTCGCCCCCCGTTCCTTTCCTGGAGGTCTGTATGCCTGCTCCAAACTCTCCCCCACTTGCCCGCCACGTATCAGGCTTCACCCTGATTGA